A region from the Oryzias latipes chromosome 20, ASM223467v1 genome encodes:
- the socs6 gene encoding suppressor of cytokine signaling 6 isoform X1, producing the protein MKKISLKTIRKTLNIKGKDEGDFVMLEQPSVTTEFSKEESIFGGCYTKELSGCDLVGEDEKGGQTKNRSKNESLMGSLKRRLSTKQKAKVKGGSSAIGSVDDDDTLSSSSVPISCNELKAQRPLRSPSLWSQHYSPSPWPLRSVNSDDACIKMEVKVKAMVHSPCPSPNLNGVRKDFKNYQMEGLFQDQPESLKNLQQPQNGELHLNIDENDVPVVLGLTPQHYIPYTMPLDEGMYPEGSHSFCLDTSSPMEVGTEAESGSIHTHQGPEEHDLVSGMHPDLFMETSVNSILISSAGIVLQSSRVEVPPPLSPLLSPMTNNGHIPRTFSGFSTSDSQVAERVRHHLNFDPNSAPGVSRVYDSVQSSGPMVVTSLTEELKKLARQGWYWGPITRWEAEEKLFNLADGSFLVRDSSDDRYLLSLSFRSQSKTLHTRIEHSNGRFSFYEQPDVEGHTSIVDLIEHSIKDSENGAFCYSRSRLPGSATYPVRLTNPVSRFMQVRSLQYLCRFVIRQYTRIDLIQKLPLPNKMKDYLQEKHY; encoded by the coding sequence atgaagaaaataaGCCTTAAGACCATCCGCAAGACCCTCAACATAAAGGGCAAAGATGAAGGGGACTTTGTTATGCTCGAACAGCCTTCAGTGACTACAGAGTTCTCTAAGGAAGAGTCAATATTTGGGGGATGCTACACCAAAGAGCTTTCCGGCTGTGATCTTGTTGGTGAAGATGAGAAAGGAGGCCAAACCAAGAATCGCTCTAAAAATGAAAGCTTGATGGGATCACTGAAGAGAAGGCTATCCACAAAGCAGAAGGCAAAAGTAAAAGGAGGATCGTCTGCTATAGGTTCGGTGGATGACGACGACACCCTCTCATCATCGTCTGTGCCCATAAGCTGCAACGAGTTAAAAGCTCAAAGACCCCTTAGATCTCCCTCTTTGTGGAGTCAGCACTATAGCCCCTCACCGTGGCCTCTGCGCTCAGTCAACTCTGATGATGCTTGCATCAAAATGGAGGTAAAGGTCAAAGCCATGGTTCACTCTCCATGCCCAAGTCCAAACCTAAATGGTGTcagaaaagactttaaaaactaCCAAATGGAAGGGCTCTTTCAGGATCAGCCCGAGTCCTTAAAGAATCTCCAGCAGCCACAAAATGGTGAGCTGCATCTAAACATTGATGAAAATGATGTGCCTGTTGTGCTGGGGCTGACCCCCCAGCACTATATCCCATACACAATGCCTTTAGATGAGGGAATGTACCCAGAAGGGTCCCACTCCTTCTGCCTGGACACATCCTCTCCCATGGAGGTGGGGACAGAAGCAGAAAGCGGGTCCATCCACACACACCAGGGACCAGAAGAACACGACCTGGTTAGTGGGATGCACCCGGACCTCTTCATGGAAACTTCAGTTAATAGTATTCTTATTAGTTCTGCTGGTATCGTGCTTCAAAGCTCTCGAGTAGAGGTCCCACCTCCGCTCTCGCCACTCCTGTCGCCCATGACAAATAATGGACACATTCCTAGGACTTTTTCAGGCTTCAGCACCTCAGACAGCCAGGTAGCTGAGAGGGTAAGACACCACCTCAACTTTGACCCAAATTCAGCCCCAGGAGTGAGTCGGGTGTATGACTCCGTCCAGAGCAGTGGCCCCATGGTAGTGACCAGTCTGacagaggagctgaagaagctCGCAAGGCAGGGCTGGTACTGGGGTCCCATCACAAGATGGGAAGCAGAGGAAAAGCTCTTTAACTTGGCCGACGGTTCGTTCTTAGTCAGAGACAGTTCCGATGACAGGTACCTGCTCAGCCTGAGCTTCAGGTCGCAGAGCAAAACTCTCCACACCCGTATTGAACACTCCAACGGACGCTTCAGCTTTTATGAACAGCCTGATGTGGAGGGACACACATCGATTGTTGATTTAATTGAACACTCCATCAAAGACTCTGAGAACGGAGCTTTTTGTTATTCCAGGTCTCGCCTGCCAGGTTCTGCAACTTATCCTGTCAGACTGACTAACCCAGTATCCCGGTTTATGCAAGTGCGCTCTCTGCAGTATCTTTGCCGCTTTGTCATTAGGCAATACACCAGAATAGACCTGATCCAAAAATTGCCCTTACCTAACAAAATGAAAGACTATCTGCAGGAGAAACACTACTGA